The DNA region GAAAGCAAGAGAAGTATAACCTTTGGTCATTTGGTGGTGCTCTCCATCTTTGCTCGTACCTGGTCATAAGCATTAAGCAGGTCTGCCCGTTTATTTGCTACTTCTACTAGAGTTTCCAGAGCTGCAAAAGATAAAGCCCCTCATGCTATCAAGATGAGGCACAGAAAGATTGCATAAATAGATAAGCCACAAAGTTGATGCCAGATTTCAGCGAGTTCTCAGATGGGCTAGAAACACCAATCCTAGAGTAATACTGTATATTTAGCTAGAGAACAAAGAGACATACACACACTGtctctcacacacacatcatTTCTATTCAATAATTTGGGTGCTTTTAATTCTCAAAAGTTTGACTTCACCCAGGATTCTTTGTTACTCCAAGCCACACTTATATCCAGTATACCAATGTGAAAAGATACTTCTGACGGTTACTGGAGGGATGAAAGTAAATTAccagtctcaaatgatgattggGCAGCTCGAAGCTTTGGAGAGACCAGCATCCCAAACATGGATAATGACTTGACTCGTTCTTTTCGAGCCTAGTACGGAAATAACAGTACAACTAAATTTAATGCACACAATAATGCTCAATATATTCTAGCCTAACCCtgccaaattaataaaaagagaGGTGACCGAGATAAGAGAATTGTAAGATTGATGTTTCATTGAACAAAAAAGAGATCAGTAAGATCGATATGAGTCCTGAAATTAAAATATTCTGTAAATGTGAGATATAACAATATTGCCAAAGAAGAATGAAGTCCAGTTAGTTAACTTTATATATCCGAGCTAAAGTCTGAAAATCCAAACATTTGCAGATTTATACACTGGATCTTAGACAAAAGGCTGGGAAAGGTAAAACTCAAAATGGCAGATTTGCACCCCGCCTATCCAATTTTGGCAACTAGCTCCTAGATAAAAGCAGAGGAGATTTGATGGACTATTTCATTGAAGTTAGTGAAGGATGCTTTGAATGATGATAGATAACATGACATGTAAAAGATAAATAGTCCGTTGAGAAGATGTCACATGAAGGACCAAATAATAAACACAATGTTTACTCTTAAAGACGGggatatttatcatttttggGAATGGTGCAAGCTAAGTTGAGACATAGAATTTACATTTTGCGTGTCCACAAACTAAATTAGACTAGTGGTTCTTGTAACTAGTACTAGAGGCAATATGAAGCGATTGTAGAAACATAATTAATGTAACATTTTCCTCATTAAAGCAAAATTAAACTAGCTATAGCTTTCATAGTGCTAGatagaataaggaaaagttaCAGAAACTGGCTCAATTTGATTGGTAAACCCTAAATATTTgtagttaattatttatatgatcAGAGAAATTTAAGAGTCAGAAAAATAGGAGGGATGGAGACTTGATTCTGGAGATGCGCAGACATTGTTTACATGAGAAGAGTTAAAACTACCATATAATCAATCTGAGGAATTCTTATAATGCCTGAAATCCTTGTAGCACATTGCTTAAAACACTCGGCTAAATGTATCATCAAGCACATAGAGATGTAAATGCAAAGGAGGAAAGAGAAgcgcagagagagagagagagagattattTCTTCATTTCAGTTTTATCAATTTCCCAGAGGAAAATTGCAGGGAACTTGGATAAAGAGAGGGGTCATATTATTGAGGAGATATGTTAGTCGAAACCAAGATTACAGTATAAAAACCTTTTGGTTAACCTTGATCAATGTTAACTTCTAAATCACATCATAAAGAAAATTTGGTAGCAAAACTGAAGTGCAAGGTGATTCAATGATTCTGAACAGAATTATCAGATGATACGGAATTTATTGGGCATGCAGCATTTATATATGTTGTCACTACCTGCATAGTCTATGTACCTAAAGCCTACCCTGGTAAACCAATCTTTCATAACTCTCTCTCATGAAGTTAAACTAAACCAGAGATTGAATATCTTGGAATGCTCgttgtcatattttttttgggggaaggGGGAGGTACTGCATGGCTGGGGAGATTAACTGAATAATGCATGTATAGGCGCCAGAGGCAAGCATCACCTTATAAAATCATACCACCTGAAAAACACTGCTTGGTTAGAAGTTGTTATGATAATATTCATTGGTGAGTCACTTACTTGATCCTCAAGTGTGCGTGGTGATTCAGTAGTTTCTGCCGCTTCTTCCTGAACTTCTTTGCAAAAGCAAAAGAAAGTTATAAATATGTTATCAAAGATGCTCAATTCAGGTAAAGGAGTAGAAGATGCAtcctttatttacttatttatttgtttgtatACATATCTGATATCTTATATCAGCTTTTGCTGTAAGTGTAGAAGAAGCATTCCTTAAACTGGACTTCCATGGCACTAACAAACATCGGGTGCTGAAGGAAAAAGTTTGGAGATATTGTCATGCAGTTTGcacaacaaaaatcaagatagAGAAGTATTTTCATGCTTTTACCTCAGAACGGATAGTTGAAAATCCAGGTCTATTATCATGTTTAAAACAAGCAGGTGTTTTTACTTTATATTAACAATCTAGTAGCCTATTCTTCTTAAAACTGCTTTTTGAGAAACCATATGAGTGCTAAAAGAGCCAGGAACATGCATCTGTACCAGAATTTGGAGAACCATCCTGATTCAGAACCTTTAGGCTATCGGATTTCTTCTCTAACGGTTTATCCTCCTCAAATTTTGCTTCCTCGGAACAGCTTTTTGGACTCTCAGACAATGCCGCCCACTTGCACAAACTGATATGCAATTTCTCTGATTCAGGCCCAGCTGCATAACAAAATCAGTATTAggaattcttgaaaaaaaaaaaaatccacatcATAGCCAAtctaagaaaaatcaaaaatcatGAGAAAAAATATAAGCAAATACAGGTCCATGAGACCACTTTATCCATATAATCAATTACATGGAGAAACGAAGAAGAGCtgggtccttttttttttgatgaaataattgTTATCATTAGCATCaggcatcaagaagatgcaaatTACAGGTAAAGTTAGAGCTACCTAGTAGCTTCAAAAAGCAAAAATCACCTTGTTAGCTTTCTACAGTCAAAACAAACTATCTTAAATACAGTGAGCTAACAAAGTCCAAAAAGTTTTCAGGTGAATCTACAGGGGAGACATTTGCCCAACTAAATAAATACAAAAGACAGTTTGCTTTCAAGGTTGGTGTTGGGGTTGATAATCCATCAAAGCATCTTCTATTCCTCTCCTTCTGGGTCCTAAACAGGTAAATGAGGGAAAAGATAATTCACGCATGATGCCACTATCTTATAAAGGATTCTCCACATAAAAAATTCCATTCACTATAATTTAGGTAATAAATAGTTACTTAAAATTAGAACTCTTCCACGAGTCCCACGTATCTTTGAAGAACTCAAGCATGTTCTAACAAGAAAAGTCCATGGCAGAATGAAGATGACACGGGTGATTCGTGTGCAATCAAGTAAAGGGCAGAAATACTGCAAAAATATGGATTTACCATCCTGATGATTTAATTGCAATGTAGTGGCAGCAGAATGAGATTTGAGATCGAACAATGCACTACTGATACGTGAAGCACCCATAGAATGCCGAGCACTTGCCAGCTCCAGCCATCCCTGCCATGTAAGCAAATGTAAGGTCAATACTCAACACTATATCAACTTCTCAGATAAATAGCTGCCACTTGGACGCACTGGCGAATTTATGGGAGAGATTATGGGGCACGTGAACCCATGGTCTCTCTGCAAAATTAGATATTTTACCttcatattttctaaaattggtACTCCCTCCTTTCAAAATGTTTGTCTGGTTTCAACTtgacatgaagtttaagaaagtaaagaagacttttgaatctaaTTAAAGATGAGTAGAGtgtaccaaaatgccctttaaacttatggtcttaaattaaagatgtgtagaATGTACCAAACTGCTCTTTAATCCTGcggtcttaaacatgtcatgtggaaagttggaattaaagattTTCCAGAAAAGGAAAGatgcattcttttttaaatgactaaaaaggaaagtaagacaaacatttTTAAACGGGTTATAACATAATTGCTGGTACCCATGCTCTAAGAAGGCTGAATGGTGCACTTGGTTGGAGGTCGAGTTATTTACCAAGAGTAATAGGGATCAGTTACCACTTGATGcattttttcctcctttttttctaAGAGTGCACCCATGTACTAGAAATCCTAGATTCGTGTCTGCTTGCACGGATTTGAATACAATTCATCAACTTGCAATCAGCTCAATCAAACTTAAATATTAACCAGTTGATTATGcattatatacacacacatataacgCATCGCTACAAATCCATTTAAACTAAATTCTGGATCCGATACACTCCAAGTTAAATTAGGGATACCGAGGATTAGAGACAAATCTATACTTATCTAGTTTAATATTCGGATATTTTCgcttggagaaaaatatgagTATAATCACaaaaaaggtaaagaaaatGGTAACCTGGCGAAGTGATGAAGAGAGAGAATTCATAAGAAGGAGATAGCTGTCCGTCGAATCCATTAACTCTAAAACATTCTTATTATCTTCTTCGTTTTCGGAGCTCTGCATTTGTGCATTTTCCTCATTCACCATATTCAATCACAATCTGCTATTACTATTCTTTCTGAAAGAAAGCTAAATATATACTtcgactttttctttttggaaatcCTCAATTTAATTGGAACCCAATTTGTGTAATTCTAATTCACACTTTTAATAGCAATGCCCCGACCCGGTCTTACTACATCAACCCGTCAGTTTTATATTTGATTGACCAACTTGCCCTCTCTTGTCAACGGAGGGATAAGGCATTTTTTGGAGCCAAAATTATAATCTTGattaaaaattgttttttcgaaagagaaaaaaaaaaaccattagTTGATAACAGCCCCAATACACATACTCCAataatccttaaaaaaaaaacttagaatGGAAAATCATGCTGAAAGGATGCTGAAAGGAATTGATGATATTATTAACAATGCctgaaaatcatctttaatgtcaattttatatatttgattatatggcatatatgaaagaaaaaaataaaaattaaattgaagaaaaatgtcTATGCACATAATTTCTATGCAAACAAAGTAGGGATTATGTCAGAAAAATTATCGAAGTATATGTCATATAGTCCTgcgtcgttttttttttttttttttttggggggagaACAATCTCTCTGTctcacaaaggtaggggtaaggtttgcgtacatcttaccctccccAAATTTCACTTATGGGATTATAATGggtatattattgttgtatttcCCAGACAATCCTCTGTGTATAGACAAATGAAACTAATAGCCTGTTCTCCTTTAATGTGcataaaatgaaattaaatattGATGACAATATGAAGATCTAGCTAGAGATGATGTTTCCAGAGAAATCTTAAAAGATGGTCTAAGAAAAGTGGATATCTAGATATTCAAGTAAGATGTGACTTACTTCAAGCCTCGTAACGAGACTCTTAGTCGTAAaaaacaatatatatcaaagtaGAAGTGAAAACAAACAACGTACTTGTTGTCAAGCTTATAAAAAAAGAGCAAATGCGATATCATcctctttatgattattattgaaGATTACAAATACTTATTGAAAACCAATAAAGCGAATGACATACAAGTTTgaagaaatataaataaatatgcAGTCTTTCTAATaaatgaaggacaaaaatatgaagaagagcttctaagaaaatatttttttcttcctagcacacttttttgtttttacccaaaattcatCACCATAGTGATGGGGTCACTCCCACTACACTTGAGCTCGTTGTTCGAAGATCTAAGATAAAATAGTCATggtattattttataatatgtttggttgatattgtggGTCATGTATAATTAATATCGGGATCATTTAATACTTCAAAGGGTGTATTATCTTATACCACAATCACACGGATAAGAAACCAAAATGACAAAATTAGCTTTGTTTTGTTCCAAGAAATCTATAAAGGTCAAGCATCCAAGGGCATCAAATAGTATATGTTGTGTTCAATTTAAGTGCAATGAATCAAACGCCCGATAAATCCCTGCACTACTAATTTTTGCATTATTAATCTATATATAACTTGTCTTTGAACCAAACGGCCCCTAAAGAGTTGATTTCTCAGAAGATCACTCAACTATCGCAACTATAATACAAAAGTCACCTAACTTTGTTTTGTAActagaaagtcactcaactttcatCTTGGTAACACAAAAGTCATTCAACtcattttagtaaacttttactgatgtgacatttttttaaaagttaaatcctTATTTAACATACACTCACTCATTTTTACCGAGCCACCCCACTAACCTGACCAGCTACCCAATGAATTTGGTGTAGGACTTGATGAGGATGTCTAAGAACTGATCAATAGTGTAAATTGTATTCTGAATATATCATagatgaaaagaagaacaaaagtaCAACTAGACTCAATCGATTTGCataatattttgtgaatagaATGTATAAATTTCCTTGAAGAACTTTTACTACTTGCAAATAGCTTAGCAGCAGTGTCATAGTAACCAGATGAACTTGAGGCAAAATTTTAAGGCCCGAGCAGGGAGGAGAATCCAGCCACGTTACCAGTAAGAAATTACTAGTAAAATTTCAATCCTTAGTTGGTTTAGTGGGGCGGATAACTAAATGGTAAAAATGGGTGGGTTTAtattaaataagaatttaacTTTTACAAAGATGCCACGTCagcaaaagttgactaaaatgagttgaataatttttgtgttacaaagataaaagttgagtgacttttcagttacaaaataaagttaagtgatttttgtgttataaagatgaaagttaagtgactttatagttacaaaacaaaattaagtgacttttgtgtGATAGTTAAGTGACCTTGTGAGAAATCAACTTGGCCTGCCCCTTAACTAAGGGTGTCAACCGGTTCGGGCTAACCGGTTTTAACCCAGAATCGGGACCGttaaaccgaaccgaaccgaatccGTAGAACCTGTTAACCCGGCTCCGTTAACCGTTTAATTGTATACCGGTCCGGTTCCAATATTTTaggaaccggaaccggttaaaccggaaccggaccggttaaaccggtgaaaattaaaaaaaaaaaaaaaaaaaaaaaaatagccgtTGGGCCAGCCGTTAATGGACCgttggcaacggtccatttgcaaaaatggccgttgccaaacggccattttgttaatttttggcccccaaatttttttttttttaacactttaacccatcccccacccctatataaacccttcttcattttcattttaattcacaccaattcactcttcttcatctttctctcaaatctcaatctctcaattataattattttgcaataactagccacaaagtcttattatagtttcaactttcaattattaattttgcaattataatattgttggtggagttggtgattttgcaacaatccgaagtagctttggtggatttgcaattctagccgccttgactttctttttggaaattaatccggcaatttggtaccttcgttccaactctatctttatttttcgcaatttaatttacgcaatttaatttacgcaatttaatttacgcaatttaatttgttgtaatttattttcttgtgatttatttgattgtgatttaaattaattctatttaataatgtcaaagagattaagacgtggtgCGGTAGTAGTAGTCGTATTGTTAGAGGTgcgcttaatgaggaaacatttgtggaagaaacacctaatttaggtattgatgttggtggaaataatccacttttagatcatgaggcaatgcaacaacattttaccgacacttttaatgaagacttaaatgatgatgatgaaacacaaccccctgaaaatcccataggagatacatgtcctgcacaatcacatacacaagacaaaccgcctagaactcgtaagccaacagctaaaatttggaaatttatgactaagaataggaAAGCCAATCGGCtacatgtaacatatgtggacaagtatttagttttaagcaaggaactggtaaggatggtggaacgggtacactaaattctcatatgagaaccaaacatatgaatgcttggggagagcaaacgggttcaaatgtggggggattcaaatgacgatagacccacgaaccggtagaaattttaagtatgacaagaaaaagaacgcgtagaaatagctaaaatggtagcttatgattgtttaccattttcctttccctcgggtttggggtttgttacttacattcaacgttgttataatccgttatttgagggtattcctagaagtacttgtagagccgatgttatagatttgtttaaaaaatatagattttatttgcgccacgtatttaattctttaaattgtaatgtttgtcttaccgccgatttgggtcttagtattaaccatttagatttttttgctattacatgtcattgggttgatgacaacctgttatgcaaaaaagaattatagcttttttatatgacgaaggaaaaggtcgtcacgatggaaaatttttagccgattcaatgtctactattatgagattttttaacatttatagaaaaacactttgtattgctttagataatgcttctaataatacaaaggcgagttggtcttttaaaaaaataaaccctcctctaaaaaatatttttcatgtaagatgtagttgtcacattttaaatttaattgttaaagatggtcttgagcATTTTGATGATTACATCcgttcaaaaagttagaaatcttTGTTGCgtttttttttgtaatgctaataggggaagaattagagattttaagaatgcttgtgtggaaaataaccttagacctaggaaaattcaaatagaaattgagactaggtggaactacacttacattatgctacaacaagcatatgagtataggattcccatacaacaagttcacaacaaatataataccgATAGTCaggattggttaaattttatgcattgggaagatgttaaagaatgtattgaactcttagaaaattttaataatgcaactcttgctttttctaaacaattttatcccacggtaaccggaattttagcctacttagcggaaatagctagagttttacaagagtataaacataaacccgattatcaagtggctatttttgaaatgataatcaaatttaagaagtattttttttccatcccaactttatttatattgggttcccttttaaatccttgtttaaaatcgtcttatactaaaaatttggttagtcaaatttatacatttttagaaattgaagcggAACTCAACCATCTTTAGTCAAGTTtaactcgctattgatgatgagtttagaaaagtttttactcattattctagtttggaagaacgtgcGGCAAGActccgttgctccacgccctactacttctcaaagtagcaaaaagggcttgtcgggtttaaaagttttacattcacagccaaacttcttcttctaccgcaaactttgatgaatataacttttatttgatgcacccAAATGTAGATATCAACCAACCGGATGaggtggacgtcttagcatggtggaagaagtacaaggcaagctatccggtactttcaagaatggctcgagatatccttacggttcaagtatcaaccgtggcttcggagagcgcatttagccaaggaagacagcaaattggagaccatagacattcattatccggctttagcttgcaagtactagtgtgcattcgagattggattagatcggagcgacgcaaccaaaactcagaagcggaggaaggcgaagaggaagaaattgaagatttgatagctagtggaccggaccaaatggaagactttgaagatatttccatgaccgaatatgatgtggggaaattaacgaaatggttcaaaattggtgattttattattctactatttttgtacaactcatgtattatttgcaagttaaaaaaaatacaacttgcaaataaatgttatccaagaatgaataaaaatatggctcattgagcttacttctatttacttgtgttcatatttttacttttattaagttaggaatatacctaaaatatactaagaatatacttataagtatattaagttatatagtatacttaaacatatataagtatatatagtatatactatatataagtatatatagtatataagtaagtatatatagtatatatattaagttatacatatatttagtatatatattaagtatatatagtatatatgtatatatagtatatatattaagttatacatatatataagtatatgtaagttatacatatatatgtataacttaatatatatatatatatatatattaagttatacatatatttagtatatatattaagtatatatagttatacacatatttagtatatatattaagtatatatagtatatatatatatatgtatatatattaagttatatatatttagtatatatattaagtatatatatatagtatatatattaagttatacatatatatagtatatatattaagttatacatatatataagtatatatatatatataagtatatatatatattaagttatacatatatatagtatatatattaagttatatatatatatatatatatatataagtatatatatattaagttatacatatatataagtatatgtaagttatatatatatatgtataacttaatatatatatagtatatatattaagttatacatatatttagtatatatagtacatatagtatatatagtatatatgtatatatattaagttatatatattt from Lycium ferocissimum isolate CSIRO_LF1 chromosome 2, AGI_CSIRO_Lferr_CH_V1, whole genome shotgun sequence includes:
- the LOC132047097 gene encoding uncharacterized protein LOC132047097 isoform X4; this translates as MVNEENAQMQSSENEEDNKNVLELMDSTDSYLLLMNSLSSSLRQGWLELASARHSMGASRISSALFDLKSHSAATTLQLNHQDAGPESEKLHISLCKWAALSESPKSCSEEAKFEEDKPLEKKSDSLKVLNQDGSPNSEVQEEAAETTESPRTLEDQARKERVKSLSMFGMLVSPKLRAAQSSFETA
- the LOC132047097 gene encoding uncharacterized protein LOC132047097 isoform X2; translation: MVNEENAQMQSSENEEDNKNVLELMDSTDSYLLLMNSLSSSLRQGWLELASARHSMGASRISSALFDLKSHSAATTLQLNHQDAGPESEKLHISLCKWAALSESPKSCSEEAKFEEDKPLEKKSDSLKVLNQDGSPNSVQEEAAETTESPRTLEDQARKERVKSLSMFGMLVSPKLRAAQSSFETALETLVEVANKRADLLNAYDQVRAKMESTTK
- the LOC132047097 gene encoding uncharacterized protein LOC132047097 isoform X1, whose product is MVNEENAQMQSSENEEDNKNVLELMDSTDSYLLLMNSLSSSLRQGWLELASARHSMGASRISSALFDLKSHSAATTLQLNHQDAGPESEKLHISLCKWAALSESPKSCSEEAKFEEDKPLEKKSDSLKVLNQDGSPNSEVQEEAAETTESPRTLEDQARKERVKSLSMFGMLVSPKLRAAQSSFETALETLVEVANKRADLLNAYDQVRAKMESTTK
- the LOC132047097 gene encoding uncharacterized protein LOC132047097 isoform X3, coding for MVNEENAQMQSSENEEDNKNVLELMDSTDSYLLLMNSLSSSLRQGWLELASARHSMGASRISSALFDLKSHSAATTLQLNHQDAGPESEKLHISLCKWAALSESPKSCSEEAKFEEDKPLEKKSDSLKVLNQDGSPNSEVQEEAAETTESPRTLEDQARKERVKSLSMFGMLVSPKLRAAQSSFETALETLVEVANKRADLLNAYDQRNNQ